One Bacteroidota bacterium DNA window includes the following coding sequences:
- a CDS encoding fumarylacetoacetate hydrolase family protein: protein MKTVTIRKTKEQIPVGTIICIGRNYIEHAKEMQADIPDKPVIFLKPPSAIIYNDDNIIIPNISNEMHHEVELVVVIGKGGKSIPASEANSHILGYAVGLDMTLRDVQAEAKKKGLPWTVAKGFDTSAPISEVLLKDEIPEPHNLNLVCRVNGNVRQQSNTDKMIFSVHKLIEYISSIITLDRGDLIYTGTPEGVSQVNNGDTIEAELAGYIKITHNVKSETK, encoded by the coding sequence ATGAAAACTGTAACTATACGCAAGACTAAAGAGCAAATTCCCGTCGGGACAATAATTTGCATCGGACGCAACTACATTGAACACGCAAAAGAGATGCAAGCTGACATACCCGATAAACCGGTTATTTTTCTAAAACCGCCATCTGCAATAATTTATAACGACGATAATATTATAATCCCAAATATATCCAACGAAATGCATCACGAAGTCGAGTTGGTTGTTGTGATTGGTAAAGGCGGCAAAAGCATCCCTGCATCCGAGGCAAATTCACACATATTAGGTTATGCTGTTGGACTCGATATGACGCTTCGTGATGTTCAAGCAGAAGCCAAGAAAAAAGGATTACCCTGGACTGTTGCGAAAGGATTCGATACATCAGCGCCGATTTCAGAAGTTTTGTTAAAAGACGAAATTCCTGAACCACACAACCTGAATTTAGTTTGCCGTGTGAATGGCAACGTCCGGCAACAATCGAACACTGATAAAATGATTTTCAGCGTTCATAAATTGATTGAATATATTTCTTCAATAATTACACTTGATCGGGGCGATCTCATCTACACAGGTACACCTGAAGGTGTGAGCCAGGTTAATAACGGCGATACAATCGAAGCCGAACTTGCAGGTTACATCAAAATCACTCACAATGTTAAATCAGAAACAAAGTAG
- the purM gene encoding phosphoribosylformylglycinamidine cyclo-ligase — MSKTYKSAGVSIDAGDEFVNKLKLKARSTFSKLVLSDIGLFGAFYDAKFENYKHPVLVSSVDGVGTKLKIAFMLNKHDTIGQDLVNHCVNDISVCGATPLFFLDYYAAGKLNQQVGEQIMDGLVKACRENNCALIGGETAEMPGIYHEDEYDLAGTILGIVEKAKIINGKKVKDGDVLIGLPSTGLHTNGYSLARSVLFEKYEIDDFIDDLGMRLGDCLLTTHRSYLNPIKEIKDLSDVHAIAHITGGGIKNNTMRLIPKGLELEIDWFGWDRYPIFNLMQRLGEIPEEEMRRTFNLGIGLVIVASKTGAENIQQKLININEQPINIGQVKISN; from the coding sequence TTGTCCAAAACATATAAATCTGCCGGAGTTAGCATTGATGCAGGCGACGAGTTTGTAAATAAACTCAAACTCAAAGCCCGGTCAACCTTTTCAAAATTAGTTCTTTCTGATATCGGCTTGTTCGGCGCTTTCTATGATGCGAAGTTTGAAAATTATAAACATCCTGTATTAGTTTCAAGTGTCGATGGTGTTGGGACGAAGCTAAAAATTGCCTTTATGTTGAACAAGCATGACACAATCGGACAAGATTTGGTAAATCATTGTGTGAACGATATTTCAGTATGCGGGGCCACACCTTTATTCTTCCTTGATTATTACGCTGCTGGAAAATTAAATCAACAGGTTGGCGAGCAAATTATGGATGGCTTGGTTAAAGCCTGCCGCGAAAATAACTGTGCCTTGATTGGCGGCGAAACTGCCGAGATGCCCGGCATCTATCACGAAGATGAATACGACTTGGCAGGAACAATTCTCGGTATTGTAGAAAAAGCAAAAATTATCAACGGTAAAAAAGTAAAAGACGGAGATGTTCTGATTGGACTCCCTTCAACGGGTTTGCATACCAATGGTTACTCGCTTGCACGTTCGGTCTTGTTCGAAAAATATGAAATTGACGATTTCATTGATGATTTAGGAATGCGATTAGGTGATTGCCTTTTAACAACTCATCGTTCGTATTTAAATCCGATAAAAGAAATAAAAGATTTATCTGATGTTCACGCAATCGCCCATATAACCGGTGGTGGAATAAAAAATAATACTATGCGTCTGATTCCGAAGGGATTGGAATTGGAGATTGATTGGTTCGGGTGGGATAGATATCCGATTTTTAATTTGATGCAGCGACTCGGAGAGATTCCCGAGGAAGAAATGCGTCGCACATTTAATTTAGGAATTGGATTAGTGATAGTAGCATCAAAAACAGGGGCAGAAAATATTCAACAAAAATTAATTAATATCAATGAGCAACCGATAAATATCGGACAGGTAAAAATCAGTAATTAG
- a CDS encoding GAF domain-containing protein — protein sequence MKTKNKKSVLEDNKLIKGYGLTQRLNTLIEITLQIDAVGNRAEIYDILRKESKWLMEFDVLSLAYLSPVHTFYSIVTLSPIADATGLNETYFSVEEGLPGWVIRNQSPVICNAKKCVGHSNSFEGKFEEFGIKSFLAVPIRSGQDQVGALIFGSVNEDNYTEDDLVIAQLYGLQIAVSLKNANFVEDAKKRITQIESTNEISKILNSTLDIDDLLVSTAEAIQQNFNYFDVTLFLLSEENSDLILKAHSGNYLDLLPGDYTQNIGEGIIGWVAKHGEYILANDVAQDPRYKSIENHNTRSELALPIKVGAMLVGVLNIEDKKMFAFDEMDVLVLQTLCDQIASAIANAKLYEEIKFANQKLTELDTLKSEFISIVSHDFRSPLSSIILAGKALLKNEDIQNNPRFKEYMQLIVTQANRLNQLAEDTLSITRIESGQVSIAFKVVNVERLIQDALVSVRTSNRHTITYNIDPNASFIKGDHPKLRQVVQNLLSNAIKYSPAGGKVAINVVEQDGDEILFIISDEGIGIKPEYQDKLFQKFSRVDEPDSKHIKGTGLGLWICREIIEAHKGKIWIESEYGKGSIFKFTIKKSDS from the coding sequence ATGAAAACAAAAAATAAAAAATCTGTATTAGAAGATAATAAGCTTATCAAAGGATATGGTTTAACTCAAAGGTTAAATACACTGATCGAGATAACTCTTCAAATAGATGCTGTCGGCAACCGTGCCGAGATATATGATATCTTACGGAAGGAATCTAAATGGTTAATGGAATTCGATGTATTATCACTTGCATATTTAAGTCCTGTCCATACGTTTTATAGTATTGTAACACTTTCGCCAATTGCTGATGCAACCGGATTAAATGAAACTTACTTTAGCGTAGAAGAAGGTTTACCTGGTTGGGTAATAAGGAATCAATCGCCGGTAATTTGTAATGCTAAAAAATGTGTAGGACATAGTAATTCGTTTGAGGGAAAGTTTGAAGAGTTCGGTATAAAAAGTTTTCTTGCGGTTCCTATTAGAAGCGGTCAAGATCAGGTTGGCGCTTTAATATTTGGCTCGGTGAACGAAGATAATTACACCGAGGACGATTTGGTGATTGCACAATTGTATGGTCTGCAAATAGCTGTATCGCTTAAAAATGCAAATTTTGTTGAAGATGCGAAAAAACGTATAACTCAAATCGAATCGACAAACGAAATATCAAAAATATTGAACTCGACACTCGATATTGATGATTTGTTGGTTTCGACTGCTGAGGCAATACAACAAAATTTTAATTACTTCGACGTAACCCTGTTTTTACTTTCCGAAGAAAATTCCGATTTGATATTGAAAGCTCATTCAGGTAATTATTTAGATCTGCTTCCGGGCGATTACACTCAAAATATCGGTGAGGGTATAATCGGATGGGTAGCCAAGCATGGCGAATATATATTGGCAAACGATGTTGCGCAGGACCCACGATATAAATCAATTGAAAACCACAATACGCGTTCCGAACTTGCTTTGCCTATCAAGGTTGGTGCAATGCTGGTTGGGGTGTTGAATATCGAGGACAAAAAAATGTTCGCGTTCGATGAAATGGACGTGCTTGTTTTACAAACTTTGTGCGACCAGATTGCCAGTGCTATTGCGAATGCCAAACTCTACGAAGAGATAAAATTTGCCAATCAAAAACTTACAGAATTAGATACCTTGAAATCGGAATTTATAAGCATCGTTTCGCACGATTTCAGGTCTCCATTATCAAGCATCATCCTCGCTGGTAAAGCACTCTTGAAAAACGAAGATATTCAGAATAATCCACGCTTTAAGGAATATATGCAACTCATCGTAACTCAAGCCAACCGGTTGAACCAATTAGCCGAAGATACTTTGTCGATTACCCGCATCGAATCGGGGCAAGTGAGTATTGCTTTCAAAGTTGTGAATGTTGAACGGCTTATTCAGGATGCATTGGTTTCTGTGCGAACATCAAATAGGCATACTATCACTTACAATATCGATCCGAATGCGTCGTTTATTAAGGGAGACCATCCGAAGCTCAGGCAGGTTGTTCAAAATCTTCTATCAAATGCTATAAAATATTCACCGGCAGGTGGAAAGGTAGCTATCAACGTGGTTGAGCAGGATGGAGATGAAATTCTGTTTATTATCTCCGATGAGGGTATCGGAATTAAACCTGAGTATCAGGACAAATTATTTCAAAAGTTTTCCCGTGTTGATGAACCGGATTCTAAACATATCAAAGGCACAGGGTTAGGTTTGTGGATTTGTCGCGAAATAATTGAAGCACACAAAGGTAAAATTTGGATCGAAAGCGAATACGGCAAGGGGAGTATTTTTAAATTTACTATCAAAAAATCTGATAGTTAA